The genomic interval GCACCGGACTTCTGGCGATGTCGCTGATCCTGGCGTTCGGTGCGATTCTGGATCGGCAGTTCGGCCTTGCGTCATCGTTGGCGCTTGCCGGAATATCGCTGTTCCTGCTCGATAACTTCAGCCTCAGCTTTTACTCCCGTTCCCTGCAACTGAATTTCCGGGAGGTCCTCGGTCTCGAACCCGGCTTTGCCCGGCTTCTCAACCCTTCAATTTTCTGGTCGCTCGGGCTTCTGACGCTTGCCTGCGTGCTTCTGGCCATGCGTCAGCGCAGCCGCGTTCTCGCCGGACTCGGATGTGCCGCCGCCGCCGCTTGCGCAACCGCGGGGCTTGCCGTGACGGCGTCGCTGATCGGCGGGTTAGCGCTCTTTCTCGCTCTTGAGTTCTTGATGAGGCGGCAGCTCGATTGGCGGGTATTTTGCGTGGCCGCAGTGCTGGCCATCGGGGCGGCCTATACCTTGTTCGAGTTTTCGGTGTTCCACAAAACCCGGCTCGGCGCGAATATGCACCATGGCGAATTCACGAGGGTGCGCATCAACTTCTACTTTATCTGGCTGCTGGTGCCTGTCGTCATCGGCACGATCGGCGTTGGTGGGCGCGAGCAAAACTTGCTTATGAAATGCCTGCTGTTGTCGGCCGCTATTATTGGAATGTTTTGCGATTCCGTCGAGTTGGGTTCACGATTGTGGCTGCGCGGCTCTTGCATCTTTGCCTTTCTGGCAAGCGCTGCTTGGCTGTGGAATCTTGGTGAACGCTACGCCGGTCCGCTGGTCGGCAGCTTGTTCCGTTGGCGAGAGCGGTGGAATAACAGTCTCCGGTCTGCGTTCTCCGCCGTCGCGGTCGCCGTCATTCTGTTCGGGGCGATGCAAATCGTTCGTCCCTTCGACCTGGACCAGCCGCGCGGGTTCATCGATCGCGACAAGTATGAGACCCTGACGTGGCTCGAACAGCATACGCCCTCCAATGCGGTGATCGCTTCCACCAGTATCGAAGACAGTTTTCTGATTGGCTTCTACACCCAGGGAAAGCCCTATGTTCCCCTCTACGGGCTTTCGATTCTGCCGCAGTCCGAATTGGTCAAACGCTACTTCAGGACCGTCGGAGAGGTCGAGGAGGGATCGGCGTTCTTTGACAAGCTGTCCATGATAACGCCGAAGGCGCTGGCAGCATTCAATGGCGCACTGACGGGGGGATTGAAGCGGCCGTTCGACGAGACAGCCTACCAGGCTTTTGCGTTCTACCTGATGCTGCTTTACTATCCATATACTACCGAAAGTCGCACCATCTTCTCGGCGAACGCGCCGACCGCCGGATTCATCGACTGGCTTGGCCGCATGCGGGACGAGTCGCATCGGGAGTGCGCGCGCTTCGATTATTTTGTCATCCGCGCTTCGGAGCATCTGATCGACGTCGGCCGATACGAAACGTTGTACCGGAATGCCGACTATGCGGTACTTCGTCAAAAAGCCTCGAACGGCGGCAATCTCGCAGTCGCATGTCCTTAAACCGGGCCGGAATGTCGATCAGCCGATGACAGCGACGACAAAGCATATGCGTCAGATCCTTGCGTTGGCCATCAAGGTGGCGGTTTCGATCGCGCTGCTCTTTCTTGCGCTGCGGAAGGTGGATTTTTCGGCCATCGTGGAGCGGATCGATCTGACCACGCTGTGGTGGCTGATCTTCGCCGTCGTCGCCGTGGTGTCGCAGGTCTTCTTCGGCGCCGTGCGCTGGCGCGAGATCGCACAGGTTTGCGGCGCGCCGCTGACCGTATGGCAGGCTTTCCGTTTGAACATGATTGCGGCGTTCTTCAACCAGGCGCTGCCGTCTTCGATCGGCGGCGATGCCACGCGCGTGTGGTTCGTCGGCCGTAGTGGCGTGGGCTGGCGTGCGGCCGGCTACTCGGTTCTGATCGATCGCGCGATCGGACTTACGGTGCTCGCGTTCCTCGTGGTTGCCAGCTTGCCCTGGAGTCTGAGGCTGATCGCAGATCCGCAAGGTCGCATCGCGCTGCTGCTGGTCGACGCCGCGGCGATCGGAGGAGGAGCCAGCTTTCTGCTGCTGGGAACGCTGCGGTGGCGGTGGCTCGCCCGCTGGCAAATTGTGCGGCATGCCCAGGCGTGCTCCGAAATCGCCGGCCAGTTGATGGTCAGCCGCGTTCACGTCCTGCCGCTCATCGTTCTGTCCCTGCTGGTCAACGTGCTGAATGCGGTGATCGCATGGGCGGTCGTTCGATCGATCGGAGCAGGCGGATCCTTCGCGCAAATCTTTCTGCTGATCCCGCCGGTCATGCTGGTGACGACGCTGCCGATCTCGATTGCCGGCTGGGGGCTGCGCGAGGCGACGATGGCCCTAGCCTTTGGCTATGCCGCCCTGCGGCCCGAGGACGGCGTCAGCGCCTCGCTACTGTTCGGGGTCGTGAATTTCGTTGCCGGTGCCCTCGGCGGGCTGATCTGGATCCTGAACCCGAAGCCGGCCGAGACGGGAATTTCAGAGGAAGTCACAGCGGACAGGTTACCGGACCAGATATAACTGCTGGGCCCACGTGCGCCGGCGCTTCTACGAGCTTGCCGTCGCCGGTCCGGCGCCGATCGCCAGCGAGGCGCTCAAACGCATTGTCGATCTTTATGCCGTCGAGACCCAATGCCGGGGCCGCTGCGCCGATGAGCGGCGCGCGCTTCGGCAGGAGAAGAGCCACCCCATCCTGGAAGCCCTCGAACCCTGGCTGCGTGCCAAGCTCGACCTGATCAGCCAGAAGGCCAAACTCGCCGAGGCTATCCGCTACGCGCTGTCGTACTGGGAGGGGCTCACGCGATACCTCAATGACGGCCGCATCGAGATCGACAGCAACATAGTCGAACGCTCAATCCGACCGATTGCGCTCAACCGCAAAAACGCGTTGTTCGCCGGCTCCGACGGAGGCGCCGAGCATTGGGCCACCGTCGCGTCCCTGATCGAGACCTGCAAGCTTTGCAGCATCGAACCGCATAACTATCTGGCCGACGTCATCACCAGGATCGTCAACGGCCATCCCAACAGCCAGATCAACGACCTGCTGCCTTGGGCCTATACCGCTGCGATGAATACCAGGGAAGTGGCCTGAAAACACCGCTTACCGACATGGCAGCCTGGCTTGGGCGTGTGCCTCGCGAGTACTTGACCGGAGGCAAGACGACACGACTCGGCATTAGCAAGAGAGGGAGTTCGTACCTGCGACGCGTCCTTGTCCATGGCGCCCGGTCGTGCCTGCTCCACCTCGATCGGTCACGCGACTGGCTCGGAACGTGGATCAAGTATCCGCTTATGGGGAAGCCCGACGGTCACAGCGTCCTGACCGCTTCCGTTTCTTGGCGGTCCTGTTGTGAGCAAGAGGCCGCGGCGAGGCCGTTGCTTCCTTGCGCAACTTCTAATCTCACGAACTGGAAAGGCCGAGACTTGTTACGGGTTTCGAAACTTGACCTAATCCATTTCGGGAGCTTGTGACTTCCTTTGCCATCGTGGCGAAGCGCTCGAAAGATTTTCCATCAGCAACTCCCCAATACTTCATCACGGTTCTTTGTTGCTGCGCGAGGTGTTGCGCAAAGGCAGGATCCTCAAAAAATCTATTCAGGCATTCCCTGAATTCTTGAACGTTTTCGATTGTTAGCACACCAGGCGCGGTGTCGAAGTCAGTATATCTGTAGCGAAAAACGTCATAGTTCAGCACAGGAATACCGCAGGAAATCGCCCATCGGATGGTCGCGGAAATCGAGGCCACGTAAAGATCGCATAAGGGAATAAGATCAGCGGTGGGATCGGCCACGACCCTTATATGTTCGCTTTCAAGTGAAACCAGCTGGCCAACAGGAATGCGAGGATGCGGCCGGACTAAAATATTTGCGTGTTCCGCAATCAGCTCCAGGCTGCTTTTCCACGCATCAATAAGCGCACCATAACTTGCAAACTCGAAGCCGCTTGTGTCGGTACTACGATATTGATCGGGCGGGAATCCACAGACGACCAATGGTCGGCCAGGTCTTAGCTTGTGCTTTGTAACAAGTTCCGCTTTCAACCGATTCTTTTCGTTCTCGTCAAGGTGAGCAATGCCGCTAGTGACGTCTCCGACGATCCAAAGTTGATCATCAAGAAACCCCAGGTGGAGATACAGATCACGCTGAGCCGGGCTTTCCAATGCGATCGCTACATTCTCGCCTCTGTTCAAAATCCACGGCGCCGGGGTTGATAGACCTAACAACTCGGTAGTTATTGCGGTGAGCGCCGGCAATCTTATCAATCTGGTGCCTTCGTATTCGAAACACCAATGAGGATAGGCTCTAAGTAAGGCTTTGGCGAGAAATGAACTCGCGCGGTAAGATCGTTCGTTTCTAAGAATCTGAGCAGGCTCCGCGGGATTCGGGATGGTGTAGGGTATGATTATGGTCGGGATCCCCATGAGCCGCGCGCTCCCAGCGAAGATTGCGGTTAGATTTCCTACGTTGAGTTCGCCCATGACCAGGAAATCCGGCGCAACCCTTGCCAAGAACTTTTTGACCTTCCTGGCCATGAGTACGGACCGCACAGCTGGTGCGAGGTCCCGTCCCATTTTGGTCGAGCGAAAAAACATGCCCGCGCCAACGCGGAACATCTTAACGAAGATCCAAAGCAGCACTAGCGGTGCTCCGATCCAACGAAAGAGCGAATTTCGGCTACGAGACGCTCGTTTCCTCAACATCGAATTGAGCAGACCAGAAAACAAGCTTGCATAACTATACATTTCATAGTTACGGGTCGTCTCATCTATGTGCCTCTCATCGAGACACATCATAACGATATGTGCGTTGAGATGCAGTCGCAAAGCTTCGGCGGCGACCTTGCAATGAGAAAAGGTTGCAGCAGAATCGACGTAAAAAAAAACTCTATTGGGCTTCATGGCCACATCGATTAGGCGAAATCATTCCGTTTACTCTCCCTCTTCGAGGGGAATATTATCCTACTATCTGAGTTAGTCAACGACATCTTAGTAACCGAAAGGAGGTGCTCGTGACCGAAGGTGTCAGTCGCAAAATTGCTGCGGAGGCCCTGCGGTGGGAGAAAGTAGCGGCAGAATCGGCGTAAACTAAAACCCTGAATAGGCTTCATAATCCCCTTGGGACTATTCATCGTCCAAATCGGCGGACGATTCCGCATCAAGTCTCACCGTCATCTTCCACGAGATCAAGCGATTGCGATTCAATCATTCTCGAATAAATTCCCTGACGCTTGAGTAATTCATTGTGACTCCCGACTTCCGCAATGCATCCTCGATCTACTACAATAATCGTATCCGCCAAGCGCACCGTTGATAAACGGTGAGCAATTGCAATGACTGTTTTCCGACGGGACAGTGCAGACAGCTGCTTTTGAATCGTCTGCTCCGTCAGCGTATCGAGAGCGCTTGTTGCTTCATCGAGAACGATGATTTCGGGATCTCTGATGAATGCTCTCGCCAATGCGAGACGCTGCCGCTGTCCTCCGGAAAGACGTCCTCCCCGATCGCCTAGCATCGTGTCGTAGCCATCGGGTAACGATGATATCCAATCGTCAATCGAAGCAAGGCTAGCTGCGGATTTAAGCCTGTCAAGCGAGACCTCTTCTCGAAGGCCAAAGCAGAGATTCGCGCGAATTGAGCCATTGATGACGATAATATCCTGCGTCACGACTCCAAGACGTCGCCACCAGGACTCGACAACCAAATCATTCAGCGGCGTCCCGTCTATCAGGATACTCCCGGAATTTGGCCTGTAGAGCCGTGCGAGCAAATTTACGATCGTTGATTTACCTGAGCCGGACGGACCGACGATTGCGACCATATGCCCGTGAGGGATGGTAAAGCTGACATCCTTCAGGACGACCGGACCATCTGTGGAGTAGCTGAAACTGACTCCTTCGAAGCTTACTGCTTTCTGAAAATTCGGAAGGATAACAGACCCGTCCGTTTCCTGTGCCGACTCGCAAGCTGACAAAAACGCCTGATACTCCTGAAATGCATCAAGATGAACGAGTATGTTATTCCGCGAGATATTTATAACGCTTAGCGGGGAGACTATTCGAAGCAGCAGAACAAAGAAGATTACAATAACGCCGATAGCGCTTGCGGCTGTGTCTGCCTTTAATACGCCCACAGCCATCACGATGACGCAGATGAGAATGCCACCAATCGTATTGAAGTAGGGTACGGTCATGTTCTCAATTGCCACCGTCCGATCTCGAGCGCGATTGAGTATCCGCACTGAGGACTCTAGATCCTGCTGAACTTCACCGGTGGCCCCCGAAAGGCGAATGAGTTTCGCTCCATTCAAGGTCTCAAAGAATATCTGGGAAAATTGCTGGTTGGCTCGAGAAAGTTGAGTCCCGACGCTTCGGACGATGTTTGTCGTGAAAGCTCGAAACAGCAGCGTCGTTACTAAGATGTAGATTCCGGCGAGAAGGAACAGGAAGGGCGATACGATGCTCAGAACGACGACATAGCAAAGCAGGATGAAAATGCTGGAGATTAAGGTTGCAAAAAAACGAACGGCGATGCCGATCCGAGCGGAGTGCCCTACGATAATGTTGGATATTTCACCGGCCCCAATAGTATCCACATATTGCATGCTGGTGCCGATCAAGCCCCTAAAGGCTTTTATTCGAAGCGCCGAGTCCACATGCAGCGGTATTGAGTAACTCAAGAATTCTTGTGCGAACTGCAGCGCGCCGCGGATAAGAACGACGACGAGCATCAGGCCGCCCGCCCATAACAGACGACTTGCCGCAGGCAACCCATCGAACAAGCCAGAAATACTGCCGAGCACAGGAACGTTGGCGAACAAGTTGTTGTGACCCATTGATTGCAGCAGAGGAATCAAAAGGAATACGCCAAAGCTCTCCGTCACTACGCTGAACACAGCGAGAAAGACGAAAAGCGCAATTTTGCCGTGGTGATTTTGTGCAAACCGCCAAACTAGCGTAAAAAGATCACGGTATCCGCGCAATCTACTCGTAAGCGACGTACCCAGCAGGACGGTTCGCGACATCGCACGCGCTCTGATGCCCAACGAGTTTTTCTCCTCTATTCCAGCGGTTTCTCGGGTAACAACGGATCGGCCTCGCCGCACTGCCTGAGGAGAGGGCTATGGTCAATCCCCGAGACCAGACGCGACGTAGAAATCGCCATCGATGCGGCCCAGAACCCATCAACATGCAGCCGGACTCGCGCGAGCCCCTGACCATTCTGGTCTCCAAGGACCGAACTTCCTGCCGCTAGCATTACAGTCGTAATTTGTATTGTGCGCTTTAGCGAGTTCTGACTCGATGCATCACCATGATTCGACATCAATCATGGACGACGGGCGGGTCGATCGAAACGGTACTGGAGTTGTGGGCGTCGTCGCTGCGGGACGTGAAGCGACGGATGCGCCCATTGTTTGCGCAGGCGCGTACGGCGGCGAGCGCGGGCGCATTCATTGACGGACTGCTGAGCGAAGAACGGCGCAAGACTGGCTGGATGCGAGCGGAAGCGGCGGGCGATCCCGGCCCGTGGCCCAGCAGGAGCTTCTGGGCCGAGACCGCTGGGACGCCGACGAGTTGCGCGATCTGGTGCGCGATTATGTGGTCGAGCATCTCGGTGACGAAGGCGCGGTGCTGGTCGTCGACGAGACCGGCTTTCTGAAGCAGGGCAAAGCCTCCTGCGGAGTGGCGCGACAATACACCGGTTCGGCCGGAAAGATCACGAATTGCCAGATCGGGGTATTCGCGGCCTATGTGTCGCGCCACGGTCATGCCTTCATGGACCGCGCGCTCTATCTGCCGAAGAGCTGGACGGACGATCCGCGCCGCCGGAAAGCCGCGCATGCGCCAAGCGATGTCGGATTTTCGACGAAACCGCGGCTCGCGGCCAAGATGATCGCGCGGGCCATTGCGGCGCGCGTCCCATTCGCCTGGGTTGCAGGCGATACGGTCTATGGCGTCGGCGACATCGAGCGGGATTTGCGCCAGGCTGGCAAAGGCTATGTGCTCGGCGTTGCCGCCAACCACGGGTTCGGATCCTGGAGCCGGAAGCGGCTGATCGGCGGTTCAGCGGAAAAGATCGCCAAAGCGCTGAAGCCGACCGATTGGCGCCGCCTGTCGGCAGGCAGCGGAACCAAGGGGCCGCGGCTGCATGACTGGGCGTATCTCGAACTCGCCGATCTCGACGCCGGTGAGTTCAATGAGGAGCGCAGCGGCTTGTGGACGCGCGGACTGCTGATCCGGCGCCATATCGCTGACGGCGAACTCGCCTACTTCACCACCTGGTGTCCCGCCGGAACGTCCATCAAGCAGCTGGTCACCGTTGAAGGACATCGCTGGGCGATCGAAGACAGCTTTGAGACCGCCAAGAACGAGTTCGGCCTCGATCATAATGAAACGCGATCCTGGCATGGCTGGCATCGTCATGTGTCGCTTGTCATGTTGACCTTCGCCATGATGGCCGCCATTCGCCGAAAAGCTAACGCGCCGCCCCAAAAAAACACTTCGCGCGCAACCCGAACGCGCAAGACCTCATCCGTTGGTCGGTCCAGGAAATCCGCAGATAGCGCAGCGGCTCGCGCGAAAACGAATTCGACCTGGCTATGTCATCGCATGGTCGCTGTGGCGACGCACTCACCAGGCCGTCGCTCAAAAAGCCCACATCAAACAAAAATTACGACCGTAATGCTAGTTGATGTCCCACCTAGCGGCCATTCATTAAGACCGAGCCGATCAATCATCAATCTACGCCCGAATTAGCACAACTATTCCGCCTCGCCTCAATTCGGCGCACTTATGCGCCAACCATCCTATCATGCGAACCCTCTCGTCCCAGAAGTCGGCTCTCGCATATGCCTAGGGAAGCTCTGAACAACTTGGCGACTATGGCACTCTTCGATCATTGATTCGGGGAGGCGCTCGGATGGCCCAGCTGAGTTTCGCGTCGCTCGATTATGCGGACAAGAAGAAGCGCACGAAGCGAGATGTGTTTTTGGCTGAGATGGCAGCGGTGGTGCCTTGGGTCGCGCTCGAAGCTTTGATCGAGCCGCATTATCCCAAGGCTGGTCCGAGTGGCGGTCGGCGACCATTTCCAT from Nitrobacter sp. NHB1 carries:
- a CDS encoding lysylphosphatidylglycerol synthase transmembrane domain-containing protein; translated protein: MRQILALAIKVAVSIALLFLALRKVDFSAIVERIDLTTLWWLIFAVVAVVSQVFFGAVRWREIAQVCGAPLTVWQAFRLNMIAAFFNQALPSSIGGDATRVWFVGRSGVGWRAAGYSVLIDRAIGLTVLAFLVVASLPWSLRLIADPQGRIALLLVDAAAIGGGASFLLLGTLRWRWLARWQIVRHAQACSEIAGQLMVSRVHVLPLIVLSLLVNVLNAVIAWAVVRSIGAGGSFAQIFLLIPPVMLVTTLPISIAGWGLREATMALAFGYAALRPEDGVSASLLFGVVNFVAGALGGLIWILNPKPAETGISEEVTADRLPDQI
- a CDS encoding ABC transporter ATP-binding protein, whose amino-acid sequence is MGIRARAMSRTVLLGTSLTSRLRGYRDLFTLVWRFAQNHHGKIALFVFLAVFSVVTESFGVFLLIPLLQSMGHNNLFANVPVLGSISGLFDGLPAASRLLWAGGLMLVVVLIRGALQFAQEFLSYSIPLHVDSALRIKAFRGLIGTSMQYVDTIGAGEISNIIVGHSARIGIAVRFFATLISSIFILLCYVVVLSIVSPFLFLLAGIYILVTTLLFRAFTTNIVRSVGTQLSRANQQFSQIFFETLNGAKLIRLSGATGEVQQDLESSVRILNRARDRTVAIENMTVPYFNTIGGILICVIVMAVGVLKADTAASAIGVIVIFFVLLLRIVSPLSVINISRNNILVHLDAFQEYQAFLSACESAQETDGSVILPNFQKAVSFEGVSFSYSTDGPVVLKDVSFTIPHGHMVAIVGPSGSGKSTIVNLLARLYRPNSGSILIDGTPLNDLVVESWWRRLGVVTQDIIVINGSIRANLCFGLREEVSLDRLKSAASLASIDDWISSLPDGYDTMLGDRGGRLSGGQRQRLALARAFIRDPEIIVLDEATSALDTLTEQTIQKQLSALSRRKTVIAIAHRLSTVRLADTIIVVDRGCIAEVGSHNELLKRQGIYSRMIESQSLDLVEDDGET
- a CDS encoding IS701 family transposase; translated protein: MDASGSGGRSRPVAQQELLGRDRWDADELRDLVRDYVVEHLGDEGAVLVVDETGFLKQGKASCGVARQYTGSAGKITNCQIGVFAAYVSRHGHAFMDRALYLPKSWTDDPRRRKAAHAPSDVGFSTKPRLAAKMIARAIAARVPFAWVAGDTVYGVGDIERDLRQAGKGYVLGVAANHGFGSWSRKRLIGGSAEKIAKALKPTDWRRLSAGSGTKGPRLHDWAYLELADLDAGEFNEERSGLWTRGLLIRRHIADGELAYFTTWCPAGTSIKQLVTVEGHRWAIEDSFETAKNEFGLDHNETRSWHGWHRHVSLVMLTFAMMAAIRRKANAPPQKNTSRATRTRKTSSVGRSRKSADSAAARAKTNSTWLCHRMVAVATHSPGRRSKSPHQTKITTVMLVDVPPSGHSLRPSRSIINLRPN